One window of the Triticum dicoccoides isolate Atlit2015 ecotype Zavitan chromosome 3B, WEW_v2.0, whole genome shotgun sequence genome contains the following:
- the LOC119275172 gene encoding protein LOW PSII ACCUMULATION 1, chloroplastic-like isoform X2 — translation MAAAALRPHLSLLSAGGGIPNPTLQTLSFVAPLLLRRRCRRRSSVVLSNASSSPPSPPPSPEKEAEAAPTAESCVNLGLEFFSKGRVRDALEQFDNALELNPNPTEAQAAFYNKACCHAYREESKKAADCLRIALRDYNLKFGTVLNDPDMAPFRASPEFKELQEEALRGGEDIGSGFRRDLKLISEVQAPFRGVRKFFYVAFIAAAGISTFFTIPRLIFALQGGDGAPDFLETAGNAAINIGGIVVLVALFFWENKKEEEQITNISRNETLSRLPVRLSTNRITELVQLRDISRPVILAGSKASVTQAMQRAERYRTELLKRGVLLIPVIFGASLKVQGKPKGFGTTRSAASAPSIGGDFEKRTESIAAKSRLRAEVRFKADIVSPEQWESAGLQKLQCIADG, via the exons ATGGCGGCCGCGGCACTCCGGCCCCACCTTTCCCTTCTCTCGGCTGGCGGCGGAATCCCCAACCCCACGCTCCAAACTCTATCCTTCgtcgcccccctcctcctccgccgccgctgccgccgccgcagcagcgTCGTTCTCTCCAACGCCTCCTCGTCGCCCCCATCCCCGCCTCcttcgccggagaaggaggccgaggCGGCTCCGACGGCGGAGTCGTGCGTCAACCTCGGCCTCGAGTTCTTCTCCAAGGGCAGG GTGAGGGATGCACTTGAACAATTTGACAATGCCCTAGAGCTGAATCCAAATCCTACCGAAGCCCAAGCAGCGTTCTATAACAAGGCATGCTGCCATGCATACAG GGAAGAAAGCAAAAAAGCTGCAGATTGCTTGAGAATAGCTTTGCGAGATTACAATCTCAAATTTGGTACAGTACTTAATGATCCAGACATGGCGCCATTCAGGGCATCACCAGAATttaaggaacttcaagaagag GCATTACGTGGTGGAGAAGATATTGGTTCTGGGTTCCGAAGAGATCTAAAGCTCATTAGTGAAGTACAGGCACCATTTCGTGGTGTCCGGAAGTTCTTTTATGTGGCGTTCATTGCAGCAGCTGGAATTTCAACATTCTTTACCATTCCCAGACTTATATTTGCACTTCAAGGTGGTGATGGTGCTCCAGATTTTCTGGAAACGGCTGGCAATGCTGCCATTAATATTGGAG GTATTGTCGTGCTCGTGGCTTTATTTTTCTGGGAAAACAAGAAAGAAGAAGAGCAGATTACAAATATCTCTCGTAATGAAACCCTTTCAAGGTTACCTGTGCGTCTGTCAACCAATCGCATAACTGAACTTGTGCAACTCCGGGACATTTCTAGGCCA GTTATATTGGCAGGTTCAAAGGCATCTGTTACTCAAGCAATGCAAAGAGCTGAGAGGTACCGAACTGAACTGCTCAAACGAGGCGTTCTTCTAATTCCTGTGATCTTTGGTGCTTCACTAAAAGTCCAAGGCAAACCAAAAGGCTTTGGTACTACAAGATCTGCTGCATCAGCTCCTTCAATTGGG GGTGACTTTGAAAAACGTACTGAATCTATTGCGGCAAAATCACGACTCAGAGCTGAGGTTCGATTTAAAGCTGATATTGTCTCTCCAGAACAATGGGAAAG cgcaggcctccagaagctccagtgcatagcggacggctaa
- the LOC119275172 gene encoding protein LOW PSII ACCUMULATION 1, chloroplastic-like isoform X1 — MAAAALRPHLSLLSAGGGIPNPTLQTLSFVAPLLLRRRCRRRSSVVLSNASSSPPSPPPSPEKEAEAAPTAESCVNLGLEFFSKGRVRDALEQFDNALELNPNPTEAQAAFYNKACCHAYREESKKAADCLRIALRDYNLKFGTVLNDPDMAPFRASPEFKELQEEALRGGEDIGSGFRRDLKLISEVQAPFRGVRKFFYVAFIAAAGISTFFTIPRLIFALQGGDGAPDFLETAGNAAINIGGIVVLVALFFWENKKEEEQITNISRNETLSRLPVRLSTNRITELVQLRDISRPVILAGSKASVTQAMQRAERYRTELLKRGVLLIPVIFGASLKVQGKPKGFGTTRSAASAPSIGGDFEKRTESIAAKSRLRAEVRFKADIVSPEQWESLIRDQQESEGVTPGEDVYIILRLDGRVRRSGRGMPNWNDILKELPRLEDLLSKLER, encoded by the exons ATGGCGGCCGCGGCACTCCGGCCCCACCTTTCCCTTCTCTCGGCTGGCGGCGGAATCCCCAACCCCACGCTCCAAACTCTATCCTTCgtcgcccccctcctcctccgccgccgctgccgccgccgcagcagcgTCGTTCTCTCCAACGCCTCCTCGTCGCCCCCATCCCCGCCTCcttcgccggagaaggaggccgaggCGGCTCCGACGGCGGAGTCGTGCGTCAACCTCGGCCTCGAGTTCTTCTCCAAGGGCAGG GTGAGGGATGCACTTGAACAATTTGACAATGCCCTAGAGCTGAATCCAAATCCTACCGAAGCCCAAGCAGCGTTCTATAACAAGGCATGCTGCCATGCATACAG GGAAGAAAGCAAAAAAGCTGCAGATTGCTTGAGAATAGCTTTGCGAGATTACAATCTCAAATTTGGTACAGTACTTAATGATCCAGACATGGCGCCATTCAGGGCATCACCAGAATttaaggaacttcaagaagag GCATTACGTGGTGGAGAAGATATTGGTTCTGGGTTCCGAAGAGATCTAAAGCTCATTAGTGAAGTACAGGCACCATTTCGTGGTGTCCGGAAGTTCTTTTATGTGGCGTTCATTGCAGCAGCTGGAATTTCAACATTCTTTACCATTCCCAGACTTATATTTGCACTTCAAGGTGGTGATGGTGCTCCAGATTTTCTGGAAACGGCTGGCAATGCTGCCATTAATATTGGAG GTATTGTCGTGCTCGTGGCTTTATTTTTCTGGGAAAACAAGAAAGAAGAAGAGCAGATTACAAATATCTCTCGTAATGAAACCCTTTCAAGGTTACCTGTGCGTCTGTCAACCAATCGCATAACTGAACTTGTGCAACTCCGGGACATTTCTAGGCCA GTTATATTGGCAGGTTCAAAGGCATCTGTTACTCAAGCAATGCAAAGAGCTGAGAGGTACCGAACTGAACTGCTCAAACGAGGCGTTCTTCTAATTCCTGTGATCTTTGGTGCTTCACTAAAAGTCCAAGGCAAACCAAAAGGCTTTGGTACTACAAGATCTGCTGCATCAGCTCCTTCAATTGGG GGTGACTTTGAAAAACGTACTGAATCTATTGCGGCAAAATCACGACTCAGAGCTGAGGTTCGATTTAAAGCTGATATTGTCTCTCCAGAACAATGGGAAAG TTTGATACGTGACCAGCAAGAATCGGAAGGTGTCACTCCTGGTGaagatgtctacataattctccgtCTTGATGGTCGTGTGAGAAGATCTGGAAGA ggcatgccaaACTGGAACGACATTTTGAAGGAATTGCCACGTCTTGAAGATTTGCTCAGCAAACTTGAACGATGA